In Pseudomonas sp. MM213, a genomic segment contains:
- the olsB gene encoding L-ornithine N(alpha)-acyltransferase: protein MTQIARISDTGNERRLQAERLVGAEALQEAQALRFNVFSGEFNAKLKGAELGLDMDDYDVHCAHIGVRDLNTGRLVATTRLLDHTAASSLGKFYSEEEFSLHGLIQLKGPILEIGRTCVDPAYRNGGTIAVLWGELAEVLNQGGYSYLMGCASIPMQDGGIQAHAIMQRLRERYLCTENLRAEPKKPLPVLDIPSNVIAEMPPLLKAYMRLGAKICGEPCWDEDFQVADVFILLKRDELCPRYAKHFKAAV, encoded by the coding sequence ATGACTCAGATCGCCCGCATCAGCGACACCGGCAATGAACGCCGCCTGCAAGCCGAACGCCTGGTGGGCGCCGAGGCCTTGCAGGAAGCCCAGGCTTTGCGCTTCAACGTGTTCAGCGGCGAGTTCAACGCCAAGCTCAAAGGCGCGGAACTGGGTCTGGACATGGATGACTATGATGTTCACTGCGCCCACATCGGCGTGCGTGACCTGAACACCGGGCGCCTGGTGGCGACCACCCGTTTGCTTGATCACACCGCCGCCAGCAGCCTGGGCAAATTTTACAGCGAAGAAGAATTCAGCCTGCACGGCCTGATCCAACTCAAAGGCCCGATCCTCGAAATCGGCCGTACCTGTGTCGACCCGGCCTACCGCAACGGCGGCACCATCGCCGTGCTCTGGGGTGAACTGGCCGAAGTCCTGAACCAGGGCGGCTACAGCTATCTGATGGGGTGCGCGAGCATCCCGATGCAGGACGGTGGCATTCAGGCTCACGCGATCATGCAGCGTCTGCGCGAACGTTACCTGTGCACCGAGAACCTGCGCGCCGAACCGAAAAAACCGTTGCCGGTTCTGGACATTCCCTCCAACGTCATCGCCGAAATGCCGCCGCTGCTCAAGGCCTACATGCGCCTCGGTGCGAAGATCTGCGGCGAGCCGTGCTGGGACGAAGACTTCCAGGTCGCCGACGTGTTCATCCTGCTCAAGCGCGACGAACTCTGCCCGCGCTACGCCAAACACTTCAAGGCGGCTGTGTAA
- a CDS encoding acyl-CoA dehydrogenase: MPWQTLLKRRDRLPANPDLGEGFATLLQQLGTVTPFELAVGGGRLMATPGLAFLVGYQAALRMLWPSAPPSLGALCATEQRSLRVADMQTRLSELRLSGRKDFVTAGDAADWLLIAARSEAPGESPRLSLAVVYPGEPGVRLEKLPPIPLMPDISHGRLFLDHALCELLAGDGWDAYVKPFRTLEDVYVLSAMTAWLYGVGQDSDWPQALQLRLLALLAGCAEMSRQAPNNPAGHVLLGGLFAQFDGLKVEVNQALADGPPQWAAMWQRDQAVMDLAAGARGKRLAKALAAI, encoded by the coding sequence ATGCCCTGGCAAACCCTGTTGAAACGCCGCGATCGCTTGCCCGCCAATCCGGACCTCGGTGAAGGCTTCGCGACCTTGTTGCAGCAGTTGGGCACGGTCACGCCGTTTGAGTTGGCGGTGGGCGGTGGACGCCTGATGGCGACACCGGGGCTGGCGTTTCTGGTGGGCTATCAGGCGGCTTTACGCATGCTGTGGCCGAGCGCGCCGCCGAGTCTTGGCGCGTTGTGCGCGACCGAGCAACGCAGCCTGCGGGTGGCGGACATGCAGACGCGCCTGAGCGAACTGCGCCTGAGCGGACGCAAGGATTTCGTGACCGCCGGCGATGCGGCCGACTGGCTGCTGATCGCTGCGCGCAGTGAAGCGCCTGGCGAGTCGCCACGCCTGAGCCTGGCGGTGGTTTATCCCGGTGAGCCGGGTGTGCGCCTGGAAAAACTCCCGCCGATCCCGCTGATGCCGGACATCAGTCATGGCCGGCTGTTTCTCGACCATGCCTTGTGTGAATTGCTGGCGGGGGATGGCTGGGATGCGTACGTCAAACCGTTCAGAACGCTGGAAGACGTCTATGTGTTGAGCGCGATGACAGCGTGGTTGTATGGCGTCGGCCAGGACAGCGACTGGCCGCAGGCCTTGCAGTTGCGTTTGCTGGCGCTGTTGGCCGGGTGTGCGGAAATGAGCCGGCAGGCACCGAACAATCCGGCGGGGCATGTGTTGCTGGGCGGGTTGTTTGCGCAGTTCGACGGGTTGAAGGTTGAGGTGAACCAGGCATTGGCCGATGGCCCGCCGCAGTGGGCGGCGATGTGGCAGCGGGATCAGGCGGTGATGGATTTGGCGGCGGGGGCGCGGGGCAAGCGGTTGGCCAAGGCGTTGGCGGCGATCTGA
- a CDS encoding serine hydrolase domain-containing protein has product MFKGLSLFFMLLLSLSTQAETWPAEQWSTGPTLSGPALQALETYAFPPRDDISRKGIRTDALLVIRDGQLIYERYAGPTSADTPHLTWSISKSLMATVLGVAYGEGLFKLKDPVLKFYPALKKHPAITLADLLHWASGLDWQEDYEYAPLKSSVVAMLYTRGHHDMAAFTTDHAEYAKPGQAFRYSSGDSNLLSAALKNIVGPARYPDYPWTALFEPLGIRHAVWETDGTGTFVASSYAYLTARDLARVGLLMARDGRWGDRQLLPKDWVTFNREPFAHYQANQDDAVPGGQWWLNRAVDGAAQPWPDAPPDTFAALGHWGQAMYVIPSEKLVIVRYGDDRDGSYSHNALLNLARKAFAGKVQP; this is encoded by the coding sequence ATGTTCAAAGGCTTGTCCCTGTTTTTCATGCTGCTGCTCAGCCTCTCGACCCAGGCCGAAACCTGGCCCGCCGAGCAATGGTCGACTGGCCCGACCCTGAGCGGCCCGGCGCTGCAAGCCCTGGAAACCTACGCCTTCCCACCCCGAGATGACATCAGCCGAAAGGGCATCCGCACCGACGCCTTGCTGGTGATCCGCGACGGTCAGTTGATCTACGAACGCTACGCCGGCCCGACCAGCGCCGACACGCCGCACCTGACCTGGTCGATCAGCAAGAGCCTCATGGCCACGGTGCTCGGCGTCGCCTATGGCGAAGGCCTGTTCAAATTGAAGGACCCGGTGCTGAAGTTCTATCCAGCGCTGAAAAAACACCCGGCGATCACCCTGGCCGATCTGCTGCACTGGGCCTCGGGCCTGGACTGGCAGGAAGACTATGAATACGCACCGTTGAAGTCCTCGGTGGTGGCGATGCTCTACACCCGCGGCCATCACGACATGGCCGCCTTCACCACCGATCACGCCGAGTACGCCAAGCCCGGCCAGGCTTTTCGCTATTCCAGCGGCGACAGCAATCTGTTGTCCGCGGCGCTGAAAAACATCGTCGGCCCGGCGCGTTATCCCGACTATCCGTGGACCGCGCTGTTTGAGCCGCTGGGGATTCGCCACGCGGTGTGGGAAACCGACGGCACGGGCACTTTCGTTGCCTCGTCCTATGCCTATCTCACCGCCCGCGACCTGGCGCGAGTCGGCCTGTTGATGGCGCGTGACGGCCGTTGGGGGGACCGGCAATTGCTGCCCAAAGACTGGGTCACCTTCAATCGTGAGCCCTTCGCTCACTATCAAGCGAATCAGGACGATGCTGTGCCAGGCGGTCAGTGGTGGCTCAACCGCGCCGTGGATGGCGCCGCACAACCCTGGCCCGATGCACCCCCCGACACCTTCGCCGCCCTTGGCCATTGGGGTCAGGCGATGTACGTGATCCCCAGCGAAAAACTGGTGATAGTGCGCTACGGCGATGACCGCGACGGTAGCTACAGCCACAACGCATTGCTCAACCTTGCGCGCAAGGCATTCGCCGGGAAGGTGCAGCCATAA